A window of the Vespula vulgaris chromosome 6, iyVesVulg1.1, whole genome shotgun sequence genome harbors these coding sequences:
- the LOC127064617 gene encoding serine protease snake-like produces MDPRRQFLSIVIVSFLVLHWNISFIVAIVRKCEKKCEEYGKLVYEIEASPVLRIGAGSNVVSRCAIVETPLIVGGIKAKMAEFPHMAVIGFGRNLSDVSWLCGGSIISERYILTAAHCLESRDNGPAVMVRVGITNLEIREDNFQERKIIRRTKHPDYQLPAKYHDLGLIELDHPLELNSNVRPACLETNFQPPEKQVIATGFGKTSYDAMSTNKDLMKVQLDYITEVSCKKNYQFDLGRRYLPKGFIRNFLCAGIIEGGKDTCQGDSGGPLQRVLARPYCTYSIVGVTSFGKFCAMKNSPAIYTRVSSYLDWIESIVWP; encoded by the exons ATGGATCCTCGAcgacaatttttatcgattgttatcgtctcttttctcgttttacattggaatatatcgtttatcgttGCGATTGTCCGAAAATGTGAAAAGA AATGCGAGGAATACGGCAAACTGGTTTATGAAATTGAGGCTTCGCCTGTCCTTCGAATCGGAGCCGGTTCCAATGTTGTTTCCCGTTGTGCTATCGTCGAGACACCATTAATCGTTGGTGGTATTAAAGCTAAAATGGCCGAATTCCCTCATATG GCTGTAATTGGATTTGGTAGGAACTTATCAGATGTGTCATGGTTATGCGGAGGAAGTATCATTTCGGAGAGATATATCCTAACCGCTGCTCACTGTTTGGAATCACGCGACAA TGGGCCGGCTGTAATGGTACGAGTTGGTATCACGAATTTAGAGATAAGAGAGGATAATttccaagagagaaaaataatacgtagAACAAAGCATCCGGATTATCAATTGCCAGCTAAATATCACGACTTGGGTTTGATTGAATTGGATCATCCTTTGGAATTGAATTCAAACGTTAGGCCAGCCTGTCTTGAAACGAATTTCCAACCTCCAGAAAAACAAGTTATAGCAACTGGATTTGGTAAAACGTCTTACG aCGCGATGTCGACAAACAAGGATCTAATGAAAGTGCAATTAGATTATATAACCGAAGtatcttgtaaaaaaaattatcaattcgATTTAGGTCGTCGTTATTTGCCTAAAGGATTCAtacgaaattttctttgtgCCGGAATAATAGAGGGTGGTAAAGATACGTGTCAG ggTGACAGTGGTGGACCATTGCAAAGAGTACTTGCCCGTCCTTACTGCACTTATAGCATCGTTGGAGTAACAAGTTTCGGAAAATTTTGTGCAATGAAAAATTCACCGGCTATATACACGCGTGTCAGTTCATATTTGGATTGGATCGAATCGATAGTATGGCCATAA
- the LOC127064354 gene encoding serine protease snake-like produces MSSVTLTWINFIVHFILIFLRTEGQLFEGSRCSINGNSGICTILPKCTVVYNELLSGKPPERICGYSNFDPIVCCPKDGQSNRETTSTSTTTTTTTTTIRPMQPNENDRGALARAKCQEYSQYVYELQYPPILTFNAKPVNVSVCGVKGKTLIIGGTIALPKEFPHMVAIGYDSSEGILWNCGGTLVSERYVLTAAHCTYSQDWGGASWARVGDLNLARTDDNARPKNYRIIKRIRYPKYKTPSQYHDIALFKLEANVKFNAYVRPACLQTTLPDAPENKATATGWGLVDWQDETGSDNLLKVTLNIVPQSSCNESFNDGIDIQLLRGIVSDWQLCAGGLGRDTCQGDSGGPLVIFNEEHYCMYNIIGVTSLGRLCGTNIPGVYTRVYNYIPWLESVIWGENN; encoded by the exons ATGTCTTCCGTGACATTAACATGGATCAACTTTatcgttcattttattttgatctttCTTCGAACAGAGGGACAACTTTTCGaag gaAGTCGATGCTCGATAAATGGAAACAGCGGTATTTGTACAATTTTACCGAAATGTACTGTTGTATATAACGAGTTACTATCCGGAAAACCACCAGAACGTATTTGTGGATACTCGAATTTCGATCCCATTGTTTGTTGTCCTAAGGATGGACAATCTAATCGTGAGACAACATCGACgtcaactactactactactactactactacaataCGACCAATGCAACCTAATGAAAATGATCGCGGTGCTCTTGCTCGAGCAA AATGTCAAGAATATTCTCAGTACGTATATGAACTTCAATATCCACCAATTTTAACATTCAATGCGAAACCAGTCAATGTTTCGGTATGCGGTGTTAAGGGTAAGACATTGATAATAGGTGGTACTATAGCACTTCCAAAAGAATTCCCTCACATGGTTGCAATCGGTTACGACAGTAGCGAAGGTATTCTTTGGAATTGTGGTGGAACTTTGGTTTCCGAGAGATACGTTTTAACAGCCGCCCATTGCACATATTCACAAGATTG gGGTGGTGCTAGTTGGGCTAGAGTAGGCGATCTAAATCTGGCGAGAACGGACGACAACGCAAGACCAAAAAATTATAGGATAATCAAAAGAATTAGATATCCCAAATATAAAACACCTTCGCAGTATCACGATATCGCACTTTTCAAATTGGAAGCTAACGTGAAATTCAATGCATACGTTAGACCGGCTTGTTTACAAACTACTTTACCAGATGCACCTGAAAATAAAGCGACCGCAACCGGTTGGGGTTTGGTAGACTGGC aAGACGAAACTGGATCGGATAATTTATTGAAGGTCACTTTAAATATCGTACCTCAATCATCTTGCAATGAAAGTTTCAACGATGGTATAGATATTCAATTATTACGTGGCATCGTTAGTGATTGGCAACTTTGTGCTGGTGGATTAGGAAGAGACACTTGTCag GGTGACAGTGGTGGTCCATTGGTGATTTTTAACGAGGAACATTATTGCATGTACAATATCATTGGTGTTACGAGTTTAGGAAGATTATGTGGTACCAATATTCCAGGAGTATATACCAGAGTTTACAATTATATCCCTTGGCTAGAAAGTGTGATATGGggtgaaaataattaa